One region of Bacteroidota bacterium genomic DNA includes:
- the polA gene encoding DNA polymerase I has protein sequence MNKKLFLLDAMALIYRAYYALVKSPRVTSKGQNTSAIFGFTNILLELLNKEKPTHIAVAFDTHAPTERETVYSEYKAHRQATPEDIIASVPYIKKILEGFGIPVLECDGFEADDVIGTLAKKAEKHGYETYMVTSDKDFGQLVSDKTFMFRPPAFKSGWTTLREEDILKRWEIKNVAQVKDILGLMGDSADNIPGVPGVGEKTAIKLVNEFGSVEGVIKNADKLKGKLQENVRNFSQQALLSKQLATIHCEVPVKWDEEDLIISSPNKEMLSEIFNELEFRTIAKRVLGETFVAQTSSVSIAKTNGTTVVSEIKTETTTTILTEEPTKILSTIKDIPHTYHLVDTKEKRKKLIAELSRQKSICFDTETTGTDAHNVELVGISFSFKPTEAYYIPVPENYNEAQAIVNEFKEIFENEKIEKSGQNIKYDMSVLKWYDIEIKGKLFDTMIAHYLIQPDMRHNMNILAETYLHYSPVSIETLIGKKGKGQLSMRAVPTEQICEYAAEDADITLQLGEKFMPMLKETETKKLFEEVEMPLVPVLSAMESEGVKIDISALKELSSVLANDIVKSEKEIYSLAGKEFNISSPKQVGEILFEELKIAEKSKKTKTGQHATSEDILEKLKGTHPIIDKILDYRELQKLKNTYVDTLPELVNPRTGRVHTTYSQIVAVTGRLSSDNPNLQNIPIRTERGREIRKAFVPRNNNFTLLSADYSQVELRVIAALSEDENMIEAFKSGNDIHSATASKVYNVPIDNVNSDMRRNAKMVNFGIIYGISAFGLAQRLNIPRTEAKGIIDTYFAQYPKIKEYMNKSIELAKEKGYVETILGRRRYLRDINSSNHTVRGFAERNAINAPIQGSAADMIKIAMINIQKEFQKKKFKSKMILQVHDELVFDVHKDEIEDVKPLVEDKMKHALKLSVPIEVEAGTGSDWLSAH, from the coding sequence ATGAACAAGAAACTTTTTTTATTAGATGCAATGGCGCTCATCTACCGCGCGTATTATGCGTTGGTAAAATCTCCGCGTGTCACTTCCAAAGGACAAAACACATCCGCAATTTTTGGCTTCACAAATATTTTGCTGGAGCTTCTGAATAAAGAAAAGCCCACGCACATTGCCGTTGCTTTCGATACGCATGCACCAACCGAACGTGAAACTGTCTATTCCGAATATAAAGCGCACCGCCAGGCAACACCGGAAGATATTATTGCATCTGTTCCGTACATAAAAAAAATTCTTGAAGGATTTGGAATTCCTGTTCTGGAATGTGACGGGTTTGAAGCGGACGATGTCATCGGCACGCTTGCAAAAAAAGCGGAGAAACACGGCTACGAAACATACATGGTTACTTCCGATAAAGATTTCGGACAGCTGGTGAGTGATAAAACTTTTATGTTCCGTCCGCCCGCATTCAAAAGCGGCTGGACCACGTTGCGCGAAGAAGATATTCTCAAGCGATGGGAAATAAAAAATGTGGCGCAGGTGAAAGATATTTTAGGTTTGATGGGCGATTCGGCAGATAATATTCCCGGAGTTCCGGGCGTGGGAGAAAAAACCGCCATCAAACTGGTGAATGAATTCGGAAGCGTGGAAGGTGTAATAAAAAATGCCGATAAGCTGAAAGGGAAACTCCAGGAAAATGTGAGGAACTTTTCTCAGCAGGCATTGCTATCCAAACAACTCGCCACCATTCATTGCGAAGTTCCTGTGAAATGGGATGAAGAGGATTTAATAATTTCTTCTCCAAATAAAGAAATGCTTTCCGAAATTTTTAATGAACTTGAATTCCGCACTATCGCGAAAAGAGTTTTGGGAGAAACTTTTGTTGCGCAAACATCCTCTGTTTCTATAGCTAAAACCAACGGCACAACGGTTGTTTCAGAAATAAAAACGGAAACAACTACTACAATTCTCACCGAAGAGCCAACAAAAATATTATCCACGATAAAAGATATTCCGCACACGTATCATTTGGTTGACACCAAAGAGAAAAGAAAAAAACTCATAGCGGAATTATCCAGACAAAAATCTATTTGCTTTGATACGGAAACAACCGGAACAGATGCGCACAACGTGGAACTGGTGGGAATATCTTTTTCATTCAAACCGACAGAAGCATATTACATTCCGGTTCCTGAAAATTACAATGAAGCGCAAGCAATAGTAAATGAGTTCAAAGAAATTTTTGAAAATGAAAAAATAGAAAAGTCCGGGCAGAATATTAAATACGATATGTCCGTACTGAAATGGTACGACATAGAGATAAAAGGAAAACTTTTCGACACGATGATAGCGCATTACCTCATTCAGCCCGACATGCGCCACAACATGAACATTCTTGCCGAAACCTATTTGCACTATTCTCCCGTTTCCATTGAAACGCTCATAGGAAAAAAAGGGAAAGGGCAACTCAGCATGCGTGCTGTTCCGACAGAACAAATTTGCGAATACGCTGCGGAAGATGCAGACATCACTCTTCAGCTTGGAGAAAAATTTATGCCGATGCTGAAAGAAACGGAAACAAAAAAACTTTTCGAGGAAGTGGAGATGCCGCTCGTTCCCGTTCTGTCCGCTATGGAATCGGAAGGAGTAAAAATAGATATCAGCGCGCTGAAAGAATTATCATCCGTACTTGCAAATGATATTGTGAAATCAGAAAAAGAAATTTATTCCCTTGCCGGAAAAGAATTTAATATTTCTTCTCCGAAGCAAGTGGGGGAAATTCTTTTTGAAGAATTGAAGATTGCAGAGAAAAGCAAAAAAACAAAAACCGGCCAGCATGCAACCAGTGAAGACATCCTGGAAAAATTAAAAGGCACTCATCCTATCATAGATAAAATTCTTGATTACCGCGAACTGCAGAAACTGAAAAACACCTATGTGGATACACTTCCGGAACTGGTGAATCCAAGAACGGGAAGAGTTCATACAACATATAGTCAAATTGTGGCAGTGACCGGAAGATTAAGTTCCGACAATCCCAATCTTCAGAACATTCCCATCCGCACCGAACGCGGAAGAGAAATCCGCAAAGCGTTTGTTCCGCGAAATAATAATTTCACTTTGCTCTCTGCTGATTATTCGCAGGTGGAACTTCGCGTGATTGCCGCGCTGAGCGAAGATGAAAATATGATTGAAGCGTTCAAAAGCGGAAACGATATTCACTCGGCAACCGCGTCAAAAGTTTATAATGTTCCCATTGATAATGTAAATTCAGATATGAGACGCAATGCCAAGATGGTGAACTTCGGAATCATCTATGGAATTTCTGCTTTCGGATTGGCGCAGCGGCTGAATATTCCGCGCACGGAAGCAAAAGGAATTATTGATACTTATTTTGCGCAGTATCCGAAAATAAAAGAGTACATGAATAAAAGCATTGAACTCGCTAAAGAAAAAGGATACGTGGAAACTATTTTAGGAAGAAGAAGATATTTACGCGACATTAATTCAAGCAACCACACCGTTCGCGGATTTGCGGAGCGCAATGCCATTAACGCGCCTATTCAAGGCAGCGCTGCGGATATGATTAAGATTGCAATGATAAACATCCAGAAAGAATTCCAAAAGAAAAAATTCAAATCGAAAATGATTTTGCAGGTGCACGATGAATTGGTTTTTGATGTTCACAAAGATGAAATTGAAGACGTGAAACCCCTCGTGGAAGACAAAATGAAACATGCTCTGAAACTTTCCGTTCCCATTGAAGTGGAAGCAGGCACCGGCTCCGACTGGCTCTCAGCCCATTAG
- the yidC gene encoding membrane protein insertase YidC, translating to MGLDRNTLIGISLICAIMFAWMWYAAPTKEQIEKQKHTKDSLELVQKQKAQDTVGSRQLAVGKDTSAISHQPSTISDSALANKYDVFSSAANDSNQFFTIENEKLKATISKKGGRISSVLLKKYFRFDSTALELFDKDSSSFGILFDTEHNRTINTLDLFFQPTGTSFEVKEGETKKISMRLYANNDKAKYIEYEYSLAGNSYLLGCKLNIVGMQDVVASNLNEFSLNWAMKIPSQEQTLKNQQAASTVYFKYLDEDPDYISEMKDETKNLSAKTKWVAFKQQFFTSVIIADDFFDKSGADVTSRNEKTSEKYIKDFSANLTIPYSHKPNESFGMKFYFGPNHYQTLKQFEGLELERQIPLGWGVFGWVNRFLVIPIFNFLEGIHVSYALIILALTLVFKILLFPVAYKTYVSSAKMKVLKPEIDEINKKFGKDDPMKKQQATMALYRKAGVSPLAGCIPALLQMPILIALVRFFPSSIELRQHGFWWVKDFSSFDSIWNFGHVPVIDFIYGDHVSVWALLCTITTLIYTQMNSQLMSSTQNQQMPGMKYMMYIMPVMFLPFLNKFSAGLSYYYTLANVISFLQMWVIRKYLVDDKKLHAQIAEHMKKPEKPKSSFQQKLQKRLEEVQKSRNGTSQKRVK from the coding sequence ATGGGCTTAGACAGAAACACTCTTATCGGCATCAGTTTGATTTGCGCCATTATGTTCGCATGGATGTGGTATGCCGCGCCAACGAAGGAACAAATAGAAAAACAAAAGCACACAAAAGATTCGCTGGAGTTGGTTCAGAAGCAGAAGGCACAAGATACAGTCGGCAGTCGGCAGTTGGCGGTTGGCAAGGATACATCAGCCATCAGCCATCAACCATCAACCATTTCTGATTCTGCCCTTGCAAACAAGTATGATGTTTTTTCTTCTGCGGCAAATGACTCGAACCAATTTTTCACAATTGAAAATGAAAAACTCAAAGCAACCATTTCAAAGAAAGGCGGAAGAATTTCTTCCGTGCTTCTGAAAAAATATTTTCGCTTCGATTCCACCGCGCTGGAATTATTTGACAAGGATTCTTCTTCCTTCGGAATTTTATTCGACACCGAACATAACCGCACCATCAACACGCTAGATTTATTTTTTCAGCCAACCGGAACTTCATTTGAAGTGAAAGAAGGCGAAACGAAAAAAATTTCCATGCGCTTGTATGCAAACAATGACAAGGCAAAATATATTGAATACGAATACTCGCTCGCAGGAAATTCTTACCTGCTCGGTTGCAAATTAAATATTGTCGGCATGCAGGATGTGGTGGCTTCCAACCTGAATGAGTTCAGTTTGAACTGGGCGATGAAAATTCCTTCGCAGGAACAAACCCTGAAAAATCAGCAGGCGGCTTCCACAGTTTATTTTAAATATCTGGATGAAGACCCGGATTACATCAGCGAGATGAAAGACGAAACAAAAAATCTTTCTGCAAAAACAAAATGGGTGGCGTTCAAGCAGCAATTTTTTACTTCGGTGATTATCGCAGACGATTTTTTTGACAAGTCGGGCGCGGATGTGACTTCGCGCAATGAAAAAACTTCTGAGAAATATATAAAAGATTTTTCTGCAAACCTCACCATTCCTTATTCGCACAAGCCGAATGAAAGTTTCGGAATGAAATTTTATTTCGGACCGAATCATTATCAAACGCTGAAACAATTTGAAGGGCTCGAACTCGAGCGGCAGATTCCTCTGGGATGGGGAGTTTTTGGTTGGGTAAATCGTTTTCTGGTAATTCCGATTTTTAATTTCCTTGAAGGGATTCATGTGAGTTACGCGCTCATTATTCTCGCTCTTACTTTAGTTTTCAAAATTCTTCTTTTCCCGGTTGCCTATAAAACCTATGTGTCGTCTGCAAAAATGAAAGTTCTGAAACCGGAAATTGACGAGATAAACAAAAAATTCGGCAAGGATGACCCGATGAAAAAGCAGCAGGCAACCATGGCGCTCTATAGAAAAGCAGGCGTGAGCCCGCTTGCCGGATGCATTCCCGCACTGCTGCAAATGCCCATTCTCATTGCGCTCGTTCGGTTTTTTCCTTCATCCATTGAACTTCGCCAGCACGGTTTCTGGTGGGTGAAAGATTTTTCTTCGTTCGATTCAATTTGGAATTTCGGGCATGTGCCAGTGATAGATTTTATTTATGGCGACCACGTGAGCGTGTGGGCGCTGCTCTGCACCATCACCACTTTAATTTATACGCAGATGAACAGCCAACTGATGAGCAGCACGCAAAACCAGCAAATGCCCGGAATGAAATACATGATGTACATTATGCCGGTGATGTTTCTTCCATTCCTCAATAAATTTTCTGCGGGGCTGAGTTATTATTACACGCTTGCGAACGTAATCAGCTTTTTACAGATGTGGGTAATCAGAAAATATCTGGTGGACGATAAAAAATTGCATGCGCAGATTGCCGAGCACATGAAGAAACCCGAAAAACCAAAATCTTCTTTCCAGCAGAAATTACAGAAGCGATTGGAAGAAGTGCAGAAGAGCAGAAATGGCACTTCGCAGAAAAGAGTGAAATAG
- a CDS encoding riboflavin synthase, with the protein MFTGIIEAPGKIVSIKKEKGNSTFIVESSFANELKEGQSVAHNGVCLTVTSPPTSLLKKERGIYSVTAIKETLSRTNLGKLKVGDEINLERPLKVGDRVDGHFVQGHVDTTAKVKSIKKEKGSWLFQFKIQNSKFKSLIIDKGSICINGVSLTVVAVNHPPSTIQHKPLSFSVAIIPHTFSHTNFKSLKVGNEVNIEFDILAKHIHKTFSSLHY; encoded by the coding sequence ATGTTTACAGGAATCATTGAAGCGCCTGGAAAAATTGTTTCCATAAAAAAAGAAAAAGGAAACAGTACGTTCATCGTTGAATCTTCTTTCGCAAATGAATTGAAAGAAGGACAAAGCGTGGCGCATAATGGAGTGTGCCTGACCGTGACCTCACCCCCAACCTCTCTCCTTAAAAAGGAGAGGGGAATTTATTCGGTTACTGCAATAAAAGAAACTCTCTCCAGAACCAATCTCGGAAAATTAAAAGTTGGCGATGAAATAAATTTAGAACGTCCGCTGAAAGTTGGCGACAGGGTGGATGGGCATTTTGTGCAGGGGCATGTGGATACAACAGCGAAAGTTAAATCAATTAAGAAAGAGAAAGGAAGTTGGCTATTTCAATTCAAAATTCAAAATTCAAAATTCAAAAGTTTAATTATTGACAAAGGAAGCATTTGCATTAACGGAGTTTCATTAACTGTTGTGGCTGTTAACCATCCACCATCAACCATTCAACATAAACCATTGTCTTTTTCCGTTGCCATCATCCCTCACACTTTTTCTCACACTAATTTCAAATCGCTGAAAGTCGGCAATGAAGTGAATATCGAGTTTGACATTCTCGCAAAGCACATCCATAAAACTTTTTCTTCCCTCCATTATTAG